Below is a window of Panthera leo isolate Ple1 chromosome B4, P.leo_Ple1_pat1.1, whole genome shotgun sequence DNA.
TACTTCCTACAACAGTTTGCCTTTCTGTCCCAGAAATGAAATATAGCATATTGTGATCCTCACAGGCCTTTTACCCACTTTTCAACCTTTTCTCTAGGACAAATAGTATCCTTACTTCCTACAGCTTCTTGATTGTTCCCACCCTTATTTTCCAAAAGCACAGAATAAAGCTAGTCTCCTGATGATGCCAAATAAATAGAATGCTGCTAAATCTCCCACATATCCAAGCTTAGAGAACAGCCTTTTAGTCATGGTCACTCTGGGGCCTCATAAGGGCAGTGAGAGGTTCCGTAAAAGAAGCCCACAGACACTGGCCCAGAACAAGGAAGAATTCTTACATGTGTTACAGGTGTGTTGAAGATTGGGGGACTTAACTCCATCTCTACTCCAAGAAAGcaagttgaaaatgaaaaattttgtgaCAATATTTCCCAAGAGAGGATTATCTGCTAAAAGACAtgaaagtgaggggcgcctgggtggctcagtgggttgggttgggttgggttgggttgggttgggttgggtttggttgagcggccaactcttggttttggctcaggtcatgatctcgttgtcatgggatccagccccatgagcctgcttaggattctctctctgcccctctcccgcttgtgtgtgctctctccctcaaaaaataaaaataaacttaaaaaaaaagaaagacatgaaagggagaaaagagctcTACTACTAGTATCGAACTGAGTGTAAGCTGTTGTTCCCCACTCTTAAGAATATGGCCCCGTCTATCCACTAAGGGGCATCAATTTCCCACCAAACTAATTTAGTCCTCTGCTAAGTTACACACCTGGTATATTACTGTGTCTTGAATAGTTAATGGACACCTTGGTTACTCATTCCTATTTGGTGTCATGCAATCATTGAGGTAATTTACACACCATGATTTTTTACCAGTCCAGTTCCATACACTCAAATAGGCCCCCAATGGAATTTACACACATTacttaatattcataatatagtTTAACTTACAGAAAATAGCAATAATCATCACATCTAAAAATAATTACCTAATATCTACTAATAGCAATTTGATTGCATGCTCGTGTTAAACCATTTCCCTGAAGCATATGGGGCATCACAACTACCATCTGTACCACGCCCCCTTATCAACAAAAGCAACcctatcttggggtgcctgaccAGCTCAGTCATTAAGGCAAttatgactcttgatcccagggttgtgggttcaagccccaagttgggtgtagagattacttaaggctcgctcagtcaattaagcatcagactcttggtttcagttcaggtcacatgatctcacagttagtgagatcaagcctcgcattgggctctgtactggcagtgtggagcctgcttgggattcgctctccccctctctctctgcccctcccctgctcacactctaaataaacattaaaaaataattaaaaaaaaaacatacagctgTATCTTCACGTATGACATACATATGCACACGCCTCTCTATGGTTTATgctctgttctctttccttttcccactcTATATTGCTGGTCCTGAAATACGTTTCCTTTCACCTGGTCCTGGAATAATCACATGCATTTCCTGAACTTTCCCACTCTAGGTCCACATTTGCCTCTCTGGGACAGATAGCTGGATTTCCCCATGTTCAAAAAACCCTCTTTTGTTCAAGGTAGAGGAATTGACAGGCTATCTGACTAGGCCTTTTCTCCACCCTAGTTAGAGGGACTTCACCTGGAAATTCCAGGGTGAGTGGTCCAACATTGAACCACtaggttcatttctttttattaagaatCTCAtgacaataaacttaaaatgaaggGAAAGTCAGATCCCATAGTGAAAAAGTCTTTATGACTGTTTCCTAAGAATTAAAGTTACTCCAGCTTCAAGTTGACTTTTTACTCTGCCTTCTCTTTATTCTACTCTCCCTAAAattggaatagaaaataaaatttaacaaaagaggaaaaggaaacagaagggaaaaatacTCACCATCACTGCCAGCTGCCTATAGGCCTTCTTCAGTTCAGTATCTGATGCTGTGGCTTCAACCCCCAACACATGGAAAGGGTTTAACTCATCCTCAGGAACCCCAGCCATGGTCAAGAGTCGAGCCACTTCTTCTTCAGGCTGGCAGTAGCGACCACCAGCTATAGGTGCATTCCCCTGCCTGTCAGTCCTTGGCTTGACCCAAGGCAACTCCAGCCAACCCCACTGAAACATTTTTACCAACTGTTGCCATGGCCTGCTATCTCTCAGCAGAATCAGGCAACGCTGCAGGGTGGGAAAATCCAGCCAAGAAAAGAGCCAAGTGGCTTTACCCCTCCAGCCTAACCTGTCACCCAGTCCCACCAGAAACCGCCAGCCCAACTGTAGACAGCCCAACAAGAGGGCCAGAGCCAAGAGGAGCAAAGCACCCAGTAGCCTAAGAAAACGGGTTAATAGCCCTGCCCCATAGCAACATCCTTGGCTCATAAATTGGAACATCACCTGGGCCCAGCCCCGCAGCCGCCCTGCCCAGACTCCCACCCAGACTCGAAAAAGGTCCAGATCACTGCCTTTCAGCTGCCTGCATGCATAGATGAGATGGCCACAAGTTTCCACATACTCTCCCACCAATACCAGCAGTTCAATCAGCCACCAGAAGCCTGCCTGTCCAAGCTGACACAGTTCCTCTGCTCCCCATAATCCCAGGCCTCTGCGCTTATCTGCTTGACTTCGTTTCCGGCCCAGCCTATGTCGGCCAGGGGACCTGGGATCTCTGCGTCCACCTTCCCGAGTATCCTCCTTGGCTGGAATGCGGTGCCGCTGTCTCCGGGGTGGTTTCTTTCCACTGGGCACACGTGAAAAATCACTGGGGAACTTAAGAGTTTCCTCATCATCATATTCCTCTTCCAACTCTTCATCTTCCCCCAAAACTGGAGAGGTACAATGGTGGCAAAAGTTGCTAGAAGAGCTATCTCCTCCCTCAGAGTAAGGCCCTTCAGGGATTCCAGGGGTTCCCTGGCAGTTGCAAGCAgatggaatggaaagaaaagaagggttcCCATCCTCCTGGTACCCAGCCTCATTCTCTCTTGAGAGTTCCTGGTCCACTCCTGACTCTTCTTCTGAAGATGCCTCACTCTGATCAGGGTCCTCTCCATCCCTAGGGGGTCCTGGACCCCTTGGGGGGCCATGGCTTGGATCCGACCAGTGGGCTGGGTTTGGGGGCTGTGTGTACTTAGGACTAGAGTGCTCTGTGAGGCAGCGGGTACCATTAGAAGCAGGCCTCGCTGAGTCCCTGAGTCCTGAGAATGAAAGTATTTCAGGGTCCACAGAGGATCCTAAAGTCCTGAGGGAGGCGCCACCACTGTGGTGGGCTCCACACAACCCTCTTTCTCCGGGGTGCTTCTGGGCCATGACCCCGGGGCTTCCTGAGGATTTTAGGTCACAGCCATCATGGTAAGTTCTGAGGCCTGTAACAAAGGTATTAAGGTGGGGATGATCAAGTATAGGACACAAAGAGAGGGGCTAAATAATCTTAAATTGGGGATACAGTTAATGCACCCACCTCCCTTGTTTTCTCAGATTCTTCTGGAGCGTTCGTTGTCCCCAGCAATAAGCAAATACTCCATTAACCACAACcatgctccctcccctcctccaaatccccttagtttttcttcttcccccagAAAGCTACAAACCAAAATTTGGGAAAGAGGGAGGTACCGTAAAGGGTGTGGTCCTAGGGTTACTCgtgggggaaaaagggaaagacgACCGGAAAGGGGTGCCGCAGGCTACCCGAAAGGGTGGGGACCTCGCGGCTCTTAAGAAAAACCTGGGGGACCGAGCTTAGGGTTGCAGCTGAGAAAGACATCCAGGAAACCCTTGGGCTGGGTAGAGGGGGTAAAGGTAACGTACCGGAAGAGCGGCGGTAACTCCTCCCCCTCCAGCAGCTGGGCCTAGGGCCAGGGGGAGCTACGAGAGCAGCTCCCCCGGCTCCGCCTCCCGCTCACGCTCAGCTTCCGCCTTCCGTCCCCGCCGTGGCCACCGACCTACGGTTACTTCCACTTCCGGGGTCACCAGGGAAGAGACGGGAAGGAAACGAAAAAGCGGTTGGCGGAGGCGCGAGCCAGTCCAGCAAGCGCTGAGTCAAATCGGAGGAGGCGGTCCTAGGGAAAACTGGCCCCTCCCCTTAAAGGGCTCTCTGCTGCCGCCCTCCGAGTGCTGGAGTCCTATCCCCGCTGGCTGCACCGCTGGTGGGCGCTGCAGCTGTGCCTGCGGACTGGGGTCAGATTTTCAGGGTTCCTCTGGCTGTATTCTTGGGCTTTGTAGAGACTGGGAGATAAGAGGATAGCCACCGAGCCACAGTCTGTTTCCTTTGCAGACAAAACCAGGGAGCGTAGAGGAGCCACCGCCCCGATCCTTTCCCTGCTGCCTGTAGCGAGGACAGAGGACCTTTTGTATCATGCGGAGGTGGAGCGGCGGGGAGGACGCCCCGGGCTagcccccaccctggcctccctGCACTGCCCCTTCTTTCCCAGCAATCTTCGGCCTCCCCAGCGCCAGACCCAGCTGGCGAACTGCCCGGTATAACTACAGCTCCCACGGCCCAGACCCACCCCTCAGGACGCAGCTCCCAGGCACGGTCACGGAGCGGTTCCAGGCGACCAGAAACGTAGCTCCGCTGGGCTCAGGACCCGAGCGGAGTGCCAAAAAACACTGCACTCATCTGCATGCTGCTTTGCGTCTCATTTGCATACCGAGCTGCTCTCGGTCGACGTCGACacgcgcccccgcccccacgcaGACCAGGCTTGGGTTCCCTCTCTGTCGGTCCCCTCCTCTGCACACGCCTCTCTCGTTAGTCCCCTTCCAGACCCCGTCTTGCTCCGCAAGTTTTTCCGCCCATGAGCCCCTCGCCGGCGCCCCCAGTCCTGTAAAAGCCCCTTCCCCGGGTCCCCGTCTCGACCACCAGGTTCTCCAGAAGACAATACTCCAATTCTCTGGGAAGTGGAAGAAACCAAGCCGGGACTAGGGGGGCGCTGGGACCCCCGTTGGGGCTTTGAGAGCTTCTAATTGTCGAGTTATCGCCTAAGTATTCAGAGACATTTTCTTCGACTTCGTGTGGTGCCCCCAAACCCTTCCCTGCTATGGCTGCGAGGGTCTCTGGTCCCATCTTAGATCAGTGGGCAAACTGGGTCCCCCCACACATAGGGAAAAGAGTTGGAGGGGCCCGCCCCGTGATgtcacccccactcccccaccctcacacacacaccctgtccccttcctccaccccctaGGCTGATTGCATTTAGCTCTCAGGGCTTGGGCTACGACTTGCAAGAGTTTAGGGGGGCAACGAACAGAGTGGCCCTGGGGGTGCCCACGCCCGACAGCCGCCCCGACGCCTAGGACCTCCGGGCAAGGATGCAGCAGGGGGGTTAGGGAAGCACTTCTACCCCCTCCTCTCCTGAGTCCTGGCAGGGTGGTGAGTAGTTAACACTCCTTCCCCAACCCTCTCCTTATTTAGGGTCCCTAGACTTCCAAGCGGATTGAGGTGAGGAGCCCCAGGGATTCCCCACGCCAACCCTCCAGCCTGTTAGGACCTTGATGTCCAAAAGAAGACAGATGAAAGTGCCTGCATCCACCCTACCCCACTCCCACAGTGCTCCCAAAACCAGCCCTTGCTTGGTGTTCTCCTTTCAGGAACTGAATTCAAACCCCACTGGCAACCCTGACACCCCTGGGGAAAGGGGAGCGGGTAGGAAAAGTCCCACCAGTGTCCTGAGGGGAGGAGCAAGAGGCTACCAGGATGTGAGATGTCTGCGGGCAAGGTGCCTGCTTAGTCCAAGAGGGACCATGGGAATTGGACTGTGGCCGGATACCCCTTCCCCCAACTTAACTCCATCTACCTATGAAGCCGAGGCTTCAGAACCTTGACAAAGTGCGGGAACTGTCTCTGATTCCTTGTCCCAAACTTTTTTGATATGCTTCTTTTTAAGTCTTCCTTCCCTGGGGTTGGAGCAGCTGTCCAGAGACCCCACTATGACTCATTCTCTcctgtttctcctcctccccccaggaTTAACCCCACCTTTCCCAGTCCGGTAGGGTCGTTTTGAGTTCCAGCTGCAGATTGGGCAAGCTTTGTTTTTAGCTCGAACAGGCGGCTGAACCTTCAGTTCCCAGTCCCACTAATGCCCCTGGGCCCCTCCTTCCACCCACTTAGGACTTCTGACTCTTCCCACCCTGGAAAGCTAGGGAACAAAGTCTCATTACCTTATAAGAGTTTAGTTTAAGTTTCACTTAGTGTCCTTGTTTCAGAGGTTAGTAAAGAGACAGCCAGCTCCCCTTGACCCACTCCTGTAGATTTTTTCAGTTACCCCAGCAAGTCCATGCTCCCTCTTGAAATGGGCCTTTCTTCGTAAGACATAGAGGTACAGAATCCTCAAGATTCATGGGCACCTAAGTTCCTGCCCCCTACCCCCTTGCAGGTTTCCCAACCCCCTCAAGACATTCATGGATGGATGAGAGAAGCTGACACTGACCTTCCCCTCTGTGATCACCTTTTCTTCGGCCATGGAGGAAGCCTTGCTGCCCCTGGCCATGACCTCTGACCCCAGGCCCTTTAATCAACAACTCCCAGAGCCTCCAGACCCAAGATGTGTCTTGGAACCCCAGGACAATCCTGAACTGGCACCCGCCCTGGTGTGTGCTCTTTGCTGCTGCTTTGGAATCATCTACTGCTGCTTCggtgagggcagggccaggattcTGGGGGGCAGCTGCCCAAGACTCTCATCCTCAAGGATGATGGGAACTTTCTTCTTTGCTCCTAGGCCACCTCTACTCCTCTATTAGGGGATGCCTACCTTCAGTGTAGCCCCTGCTGCTCTTGCCAGCTCTTcttgtccacccccccccccccacacacacacacatccatgccCCCTGACTCTGACCCCTGGCAACTATCACTTGCTTCACCCTTCCCTCCTACCTCAAAACTCCATTCCCACATTATCCTCCATGATTCTTCAACCCTTCCCCAATAACCTGAATCAGCCTGTGCTGATTCCTTCTGCCATCCCTGGAAGGACTAAACCTTTTTTCTATAGTTATTTCCCTCAACATGTCCATCTTTCCTCCTAATttttcctcccacccctcacaggTTTTGAAGGGTCCCTGCCCTCCCTGAGATGATCCCTTTTTACCCCTTGCCTTTTGGTCCCTGGGTTGCTGCTCCTGTCTTCTGCTTCTCGTTAGCCACTCCTCTCCCTTGTAATTCATCAGAGTCATCCCTGTAGATgccccctttctgtctctcagtgcctcctgcctcccttcccaggcTACCGCTGCTTCAAGGCAGTAATGTTTCTCTCGGGCCTGCTGTCAGGAGCTCTGGTGATCTTCCTGCTGTGCCACAAGGAGCGAGTGCTAGAGACACAGCTGAGCCTGGAGGTGAGCGCGGGCATTGCGCTGGGCATCGGACTCCTCTGTGGCCTGGTCACCATGTTGGTTCGCAGCGTTGGGCTCTTCCTGACTGGTCTCCTGCTAGGCCTAACCCTGGGTGCCGGGGccctgctgggcacagagcccatctACCAACCACCTTCAGCCTGGGTGCCAGCTGGGGGGCTGGTGGGGCTGGCACTGCTGGGAGCCCTGCTCACGCTTCGGTGGCCACGTCCATTCACAGTTCTGGGCACGGCCCTGCTGGGTGCTGCGGTGCTGGTGGCCTGTGCTGACTACTTCCTAGAGGGGCTGGCACTGGGCAGTCGGCTGGGCCAACGCTTGCAGGCACTTCCAGCCTTGCCTCCTCTCTGCTGGTATAGCTGGGTCTTGCTGGGCACCtggccagccctgggggccctTGGGGCCCTGGCCCAGTGGAAGCTCATGGATGAGGAACATGGAGGCCACGCCAATGGTGAGTTAGTGCCATGGTACAGAAGCAGCTAACCTGTGCCCATGTCCCCAGTTCCCAGACTTgatgggagggaagaggggggaagtGTCTAAGGTGAATGGGGCAGGGCATCGGAAGAAAGTTAGAGTTGGAGGAACCAACGGTCTGGGTGAGAATGAGGAAAAATTGTCAGAGGGAATAAGGAGGAGTTAGTTACTGGGGACCGttacagaaggaaaggaatatcTCAGGGAAGTCCAGGAGGAAAGTGTAGGAGGATTCCAAAGAAGAGTTTCTTTTAGAATAACCAGGGGAAAGATGAGGTTTGAGAGACCCAGAACAGGAAGAACAAATGGGTTTCTGTCGAGGGTGagtgtgtttgggggtgggatTTAGGGTCTAAAGAGGCCTGAGTC
It encodes the following:
- the DNAJC14 gene encoding dnaJ homolog subfamily C member 14; this translates as MAQKHPGERGLCGAHHSGGASLRTLGSSVDPEILSFSGLRDSARPASNGTRCLTEHSSPKYTQPPNPAHWSDPSHGPPRGPGPPRDGEDPDQSEASSEEESGVDQELSRENEAGYQEDGNPSFLSIPSACNCQGTPGIPEGPYSEGGDSSSSNFCHHCTSPVLGEDEELEEEYDDEETLKFPSDFSRVPSGKKPPRRQRHRIPAKEDTREGGRRDPRSPGRHRLGRKRSQADKRRGLGLWGAEELCQLGQAGFWWLIELLVLVGEYVETCGHLIYACRQLKGSDLDLFRVWVGVWAGRLRGWAQVMFQFMSQGCCYGAGLLTRFLRLLGALLLLALALLLGCLQLGWRFLVGLGDRLGWRGKATWLFSWLDFPTLQRCLILLRDSRPWQQLVKMFQWGWLELPWVKPRTDRQGNAPIAGGRYCQPEEEVARLLTMAGVPEDELNPFHVLGVEATASDTELKKAYRQLAVMVHPDKNHHPRAEEAFKVLRAAWDIVSNPERRKEYEMKRMAENELSRSVNEFLSKLQDDLKEAMNTMMCSRCQGKHRRFEMDREPKSARYCAECNRLHPAEEGDFWAESSMLGLKITYFALMDGKVYDITEWAGCQRVGISPDTHRVPYHISFGSRIPGTSGRQRAAPEAPPADLQDFLSRIFQVPPGQMSNGNFFAAPQPGPGATAASKPNSTVPKGEAKPKRRKKVRRPFQR
- the LOC122224661 gene encoding transmembrane protein 198-like isoform X1, translated to MEEALLPLAMTSDPRPFNQQLPEPPDPRCVLEPQDNPELAPALVCALCCCFGIIYCCFGYRCFKAVMFLSGLLSGALVIFLLCHKERVLETQLSLEVSAGIALGIGLLCGLVTMLVRSVGLFLTGLLLGLTLGAGALLGTEPIYQPPSAWVPAGGLVGLALLGALLTLRWPRPFTVLGTALLGAAVLVACADYFLEGLALGSRLGQRLQALPALPPLCWYSWVLLGTWPALGALGALAQWKLMDEEHGGHANAVVLSHQRRHLQLLRIRQQEAKWHRTSPGVGLCEGSYRRQLPHNGRSPADSLAPSYLQSLRERQLGPVTRATAPHTVLDLDSDCGSTVPLTTPSGSTHT
- the LOC122224661 gene encoding transmembrane protein 198-like isoform X2, which produces MEEALLPLAMTSDPRPFNQQLPEPPDPRCVLEPQDNPELAPALVCALCCCFGIIYCCFGYRCFKAVMFLSGLLSGALVIFLLCHKERVLETQLSLEVSAGIALGIGLLCGLVTMLVRSVGLFLTGLLLGLTLGAGALLGTEPIYQPPSAWVPAGGLVGLALLGALLTLRWPRPFTVLGTALLGAAVLVACADYFLEGLALGSRLGQRLQALPALPPLCWYSWVLLGTWPALGALGALAQWKLMDEEHGGHANVVLSHQRRHLQLLRIRQQEAKWHRTSPGVGLCEGSYRRQLPHNGRSPADSLAPSYLQSLRERQLGPVTRATAPHTVLDLDSDCGSTVPLTTPSGSTHT
- the LOC122224661 gene encoding transmembrane protein 198-like isoform X3, yielding MFLSGLLSGALVIFLLCHKERVLETQLSLEVSAGIALGIGLLCGLVTMLVRSVGLFLTGLLLGLTLGAGALLGTEPIYQPPSAWVPAGGLVGLALLGALLTLRWPRPFTVLGTALLGAAVLVACADYFLEGLALGSRLGQRLQALPALPPLCWYSWVLLGTWPALGALGALAQWKLMDEEHGGHANAVVLSHQRRHLQLLRIRQQEAKWHRTSPGVGLCEGSYRRQLPHNGRSPADSLAPSYLQSLRERQLGPVTRATAPHTVLDLDSDCGSTVPLTTPSGSTHT